One Myxococcales bacterium genomic region harbors:
- a CDS encoding fumarylacetoacetate hydrolase family protein, which translates to MRIAVLDKGEGPAYFRLDDDSSATPFTAPPYAGGVPDERAPKVSFTPSDLRAPVRPTKVLCVGRNYAAHAKELGNEVPKEPLLFLKPPTAVIGPEGTVRLPPESERVEHEVELAVVVGKRATRVSREEALAHVLGYTVACDVTARDLQRKDVQFTRAKGFDTFCPVGPWIETELHTGDLAISCTVSGSRRQDGRTRDMVFDVPTLVSAMSHAMTLEPGDLLLTGTPEGVGPLVDGDRLEVAIEGIGALTVRVEKLA; encoded by the coding sequence ATGCGCATCGCCGTGCTCGACAAGGGTGAGGGGCCCGCTTACTTCCGCCTCGACGACGACTCTTCGGCAACGCCGTTCACGGCGCCACCCTACGCGGGGGGCGTACCCGACGAGCGCGCGCCCAAGGTGTCGTTCACCCCGTCCGACCTCCGCGCCCCGGTGCGGCCGACCAAGGTGTTGTGTGTAGGGCGCAACTATGCGGCCCACGCGAAAGAGCTCGGCAACGAGGTGCCGAAGGAGCCGCTGCTCTTCTTGAAGCCCCCGACGGCCGTGATCGGGCCCGAGGGAACCGTGCGGCTCCCCCCCGAGAGCGAGCGCGTGGAGCACGAGGTCGAGCTCGCCGTCGTCGTGGGTAAACGAGCGACGCGGGTCTCTCGCGAGGAGGCCCTGGCCCACGTGCTCGGGTACACCGTCGCGTGCGACGTGACGGCGCGCGATCTGCAACGAAAAGACGTGCAGTTTACACGTGCCAAGGGCTTCGACACGTTCTGCCCCGTCGGCCCGTGGATCGAGACCGAGCTCCACACGGGCGATCTGGCGATCTCGTGCACCGTCTCGGGCTCGCGCCGCCAAGATGGCCGCACGCGCGACATGGTGTTCGACGTGCCCACGCTCGTGTCGGCCATGAGCCACGCGATGACCCTCGAGCCCGGGGATTTGCTGCTCACGGGCACGCCGGAGGGGGTCGGGCCGCTCGTCGACGGCGATCGTCTCGAGGTGGCGATCGAGGGGATCGGGGCGCTCACGGTGCGCGTCGAAAAGCTCGCGTGA
- a CDS encoding ABC transporter substrate-binding protein has protein sequence MEPLSLAFSPDSDDIFMFLPLLRGDIDTEGLTFRHERADTETLNTLAAKGEVDVIAISAATYARLTHTYLLLGSGASVGRGYGPVVVSRTGGTLADFEGKRIGIPGHGTTAAMVLKLLLPRFEPVVVPISPYSLTFDALREGKVDAALLIHEGRLTYEREGFSLVADVGQGFAELTGGLPLALGVNAIRRGLGPETVAKVARLCRTSIAWALEHRERMMDALLDRETRGDVALDRALLDRYLAMYANADTLALADDTRRGLVELFRRAHAAGLLEREPMVEVAD, from the coding sequence GTGGAACCGCTAAGCCTCGCCTTCTCGCCCGACAGCGACGACATCTTCATGTTCCTCCCGCTCCTCCGGGGCGACATCGACACCGAGGGCCTCACGTTCCGGCACGAGCGCGCCGACACCGAGACGCTGAACACCCTCGCGGCGAAGGGCGAGGTCGACGTGATCGCGATCAGCGCGGCGACGTATGCGAGGCTCACCCACACCTACCTCCTGCTCGGCAGCGGCGCGTCGGTCGGCCGCGGGTACGGCCCGGTCGTCGTCTCGCGCACCGGAGGCACGCTCGCCGACTTCGAGGGAAAGCGCATCGGCATCCCGGGTCACGGCACCACGGCGGCCATGGTGTTGAAGCTGCTTTTGCCGCGCTTCGAGCCCGTGGTCGTGCCCATCTCTCCCTACTCGCTCACGTTCGACGCCCTCCGCGAGGGCAAGGTCGACGCGGCGCTGCTCATCCATGAGGGTCGTCTCACGTACGAACGCGAGGGCTTCTCTCTCGTGGCCGACGTGGGCCAGGGCTTCGCCGAGCTCACCGGAGGATTGCCGCTCGCGTTGGGCGTGAACGCGATCCGTCGAGGGCTCGGCCCCGAGACCGTGGCCAAGGTGGCGCGCCTCTGCCGCACCTCGATCGCGTGGGCCCTCGAGCACCGCGAGCGCATGATGGACGCCCTGCTCGACCGCGAGACGCGCGGCGACGTCGCGCTCGACCGCGCCCTGCTCGATCGCTACCTGGCCATGTACGCCAACGCCGACACACTCGCGCTCGCGGACGACACCCGTCGCGGCCTCGTCGAGCTCTTCCGAAGGGCCCACGCCGCGGGCCTCCTCGAGCGCGAGCCGATGGTCGAGGTCGCCGATTGA
- a CDS encoding SUMF1/EgtB/PvdO family nonheme iron enzyme: MRRAGVVAVSVGLVGIVLALVTYVVRRPTDEIACGAGFSRRGVRCCVSPAGACGEAAVCPRPLVRAASGASCVAPRARVLVPETTVLVGPSDWEAEGRVRPRTVHVASFELDAFEAQVYDVSCPTCPRPDASAMASGDLARAASGLSLDAARAYCRSRGGRLPTDDEWLVAAAGPKPRRYPWGDTGAVCRRGAWGRVSGPCAHEAAAGPDTVGAHPDGDTDLGLHDMAGNVAEWTEVGGAGQGRLRGGSYATSLATELRTWAYRDVDGSSRADAGVRCAYDVPR; encoded by the coding sequence GTGAGGCGAGCCGGGGTCGTCGCCGTGAGCGTCGGCCTCGTCGGGATCGTGTTGGCGCTCGTCACCTATGTCGTGCGGCGCCCGACCGACGAGATCGCGTGCGGAGCCGGCTTTTCTCGCCGCGGCGTGAGGTGCTGCGTCTCGCCCGCCGGGGCGTGTGGGGAGGCTGCGGTGTGCCCTCGCCCGCTCGTTCGTGCGGCTTCCGGGGCCTCGTGTGTCGCGCCGCGCGCCCGGGTCCTCGTGCCCGAGACGACCGTGCTCGTCGGCCCTTCGGACTGGGAGGCCGAGGGGCGTGTGCGGCCTCGAACCGTGCATGTTGCATCGTTCGAGCTCGACGCCTTCGAGGCCCAGGTCTACGACGTCTCGTGTCCGACGTGTCCTCGCCCCGACGCTTCGGCCATGGCCTCCGGTGACCTCGCCCGGGCGGCTTCGGGCCTGTCGCTCGACGCCGCGAGGGCCTACTGTCGCTCGCGCGGCGGACGGCTCCCCACGGACGACGAGTGGCTCGTGGCGGCCGCGGGACCCAAGCCGAGGCGTTACCCTTGGGGAGACACCGGAGCCGTGTGCCGGCGTGGCGCGTGGGGGCGGGTCTCGGGGCCGTGTGCACACGAAGCGGCGGCGGGGCCCGACACGGTGGGCGCACACCCCGACGGCGACACGGACCTCGGCCTGCACGACATGGCCGGAAATGTGGCCGAATGGACCGAAGTGGGGGGCGCGGGCCAAGGTCGGCTCCGTGGCGGAAGTTACGCGACGTCGCTCGCGACCGAGCTCCGAACGTGGGCGTACCGCGACGTCGATGGCTCATCACGCGCCGACGCGGGCGTGCGGTGCGCGTACGACGTCCCGAGGTGA
- a CDS encoding trypsin-like serine protease — translation MRFVVLACALASLGSFACLPGPGPFYDDDVIDDDARPIDSSRPAPTAPPSSTTPRPTPTTPPTSTPPATPVPTGSHPEVVTVFISDPIGNRWFCTGTLVSSTEVVTAAHCLDPAPKVSFSIVGSHLQGKPRYAGLSARAFGGSYEAVENPDIGIITLATPVVLPRYAELVDATADVDAGGVSAMALVRTAEKPDAPFAFTPELPVTSTVELGYLSGFGTPMFSKGGDSGAGLFLVENGAVTHKLVAVARQPEPSRSLDHFTRIDAAFLAFRAEK, via the coding sequence ATGCGCTTCGTCGTCCTCGCCTGTGCCCTCGCCTCGCTCGGTTCGTTCGCCTGTCTCCCGGGCCCGGGCCCCTTCTACGACGACGACGTGATTGACGACGACGCGCGGCCGATCGACTCGTCCCGGCCTGCGCCGACCGCACCCCCCTCGTCCACCACGCCTCGCCCCACTCCGACGACTCCACCGACGTCCACCCCGCCGGCGACGCCCGTGCCGACCGGCTCGCATCCCGAGGTGGTCACCGTGTTCATCTCCGACCCGATCGGAAACCGTTGGTTTTGCACGGGCACGCTCGTGTCCTCGACCGAGGTCGTGACGGCCGCGCACTGTCTCGACCCGGCGCCCAAGGTCTCGTTCTCGATCGTCGGCTCGCATCTTCAGGGCAAGCCGCGGTACGCGGGGCTCTCGGCGCGTGCGTTCGGCGGATCCTACGAGGCCGTCGAGAACCCCGACATCGGCATCATCACGCTCGCGACGCCCGTCGTGCTCCCGCGGTACGCCGAGCTGGTCGACGCCACGGCCGACGTCGACGCGGGCGGCGTTTCGGCGATGGCCCTCGTGCGCACCGCCGAAAAACCCGACGCGCCCTTCGCGTTCACCCCCGAGCTGCCCGTCACGTCGACCGTGGAGCTCGGGTACCTGAGCGGCTTCGGCACGCCCATGTTCTCCAAAGGTGGCGACTCGGGGGCCGGCCTCTTCTTGGTCGAAAATGGCGCTGTGACCCACAAGCTCGTCGCCGTCGCGCGGCAGCCCGAGCCCTCGCGGAGCCTCGATCACTTCACCCGCATCGACGCCGCGTTCCTCGCGTTTCGCGCCGAAAAGTAG
- a CDS encoding LysR family transcriptional regulator, whose protein sequence is MDASWDDVRLFLAVAETGSLGKAARSLGLAQPTVSRRVAELEASLGYRLFRRGARGVTLTARASRWLEPAKRMAEWAVELARAADDPKGGPRGVVRVTAAPGVAVDFLAPFAAHVKKKHPDVVLEVLSNVSLLDLARGEADLALRPTSRTKGELVQLAVLEQPVAFFASPEYAASLRPGYGYADVAFVAWAPPFESLAPNPELTALVPGFLPSFTSDSFLVQLAAAEAGLGAIPLALSGHRFSRPRGLVPLALSLGPHARSRTSLVASKSALALPRVRLVADLLRVEFEHAKKLASKATRALERGAQVTAG, encoded by the coding sequence ATGGATGCCTCTTGGGACGACGTTCGCCTCTTCCTCGCGGTCGCGGAGACGGGGAGCCTCGGGAAAGCCGCGCGATCGCTCGGCCTCGCGCAGCCGACGGTGAGCCGCAGAGTGGCCGAGCTCGAGGCCTCTCTTGGCTACAGGCTCTTTCGGCGAGGGGCACGCGGGGTCACGCTCACGGCGCGGGCTTCGCGCTGGCTCGAGCCGGCGAAGCGCATGGCGGAGTGGGCCGTGGAGCTCGCGAGGGCCGCCGACGACCCGAAGGGGGGCCCGCGTGGGGTCGTGCGCGTGACGGCGGCGCCCGGGGTCGCCGTGGACTTCCTCGCGCCGTTTGCGGCCCACGTGAAGAAGAAGCACCCCGACGTCGTCCTCGAGGTGCTCTCGAACGTGAGCCTGCTCGATCTCGCGCGGGGCGAGGCCGATCTCGCGTTGAGGCCGACGTCGCGCACGAAGGGGGAGCTCGTGCAGCTCGCCGTCCTCGAGCAGCCCGTCGCCTTCTTCGCGTCGCCCGAGTATGCAGCCTCGCTCCGGCCCGGGTACGGCTACGCCGACGTCGCGTTCGTCGCGTGGGCTCCGCCCTTCGAGTCCCTCGCGCCGAACCCGGAGCTCACCGCGCTCGTGCCGGGGTTCTTGCCCTCGTTTACGTCGGACAGCTTCCTCGTGCAGCTCGCCGCGGCCGAGGCGGGGCTCGGCGCCATCCCGCTCGCCCTCTCGGGGCACAGGTTCTCACGCCCGCGTGGGCTCGTACCCCTCGCGTTGAGCCTCGGCCCTCATGCCCGCTCACGGACCTCGCTCGTCGCGTCGAAGAGTGCGCTCGCGCTGCCTCGTGTGCGGCTCGTTGCGGATCTCTTGCGCGTCGAATTCGAGCACGCGAAGAAGCTCGCGTCGAAGGCCACGCGCGCGCTCGAGCGAGGCGCGCAGGTCACGGCGGGATGA
- a CDS encoding MBL fold metallo-hydrolase, which translates to MSTTHSLLALATLLLAAASQGCAVSSHPRAPNAAGVPSRTRDVVSALATPGPLEVETVTSAAWAVPREGLLNLEHPKAKAAGLTKGDEAIEVYFHVVRHPRKGVWLVDTGFEKALRDDPSASAMGWLVRSQIGLEKMRFTSPLGQYLEEKNVHLAGVFLTHAHLDHVGGMRDVPNDVPVYTGPGELSERSFTNLFVQGSTDRAFEGKKAVGELRMTTDPDGAFDGVVDVFGDRSFFALHVPGHSSGSTAYLARTTKGPVLLVGDACHTRFGWENGVEPGEFSSDRAKSAESLARLETFARAHPEIEVRLGHQPLGPKDTKVAGAPGPVSAR; encoded by the coding sequence ATGAGCACGACGCACTCCCTCCTCGCCCTCGCCACGCTCCTCCTCGCCGCCGCCTCCCAAGGCTGCGCGGTCTCCTCCCACCCGCGGGCCCCGAACGCGGCCGGCGTCCCTTCGCGCACGAGGGACGTGGTCTCGGCCCTCGCGACGCCCGGGCCGCTCGAGGTCGAGACCGTCACGTCCGCCGCGTGGGCGGTCCCACGGGAGGGCCTCCTGAACCTCGAGCACCCGAAGGCGAAGGCCGCGGGCCTCACCAAAGGCGACGAGGCCATCGAGGTCTACTTCCACGTCGTCCGCCACCCGCGAAAGGGGGTCTGGCTGGTCGACACGGGCTTCGAGAAGGCGCTCCGCGACGATCCGTCGGCGAGCGCGATGGGGTGGCTCGTCCGCTCCCAGATCGGCCTCGAGAAGATGCGGTTCACGTCACCGCTCGGGCAGTACCTCGAGGAGAAGAACGTGCATCTCGCGGGGGTTTTCCTCACGCACGCGCACCTCGATCACGTCGGTGGCATGCGAGACGTGCCGAACGACGTCCCCGTGTATACGGGACCGGGCGAGCTCTCGGAGCGGTCGTTCACGAACCTCTTCGTGCAAGGGTCGACGGATCGCGCGTTCGAGGGGAAAAAGGCCGTCGGAGAGCTTCGCATGACCACCGACCCGGACGGCGCGTTCGACGGCGTCGTCGACGTCTTCGGAGATCGGTCGTTCTTCGCGCTCCACGTGCCCGGGCACTCCTCGGGCAGCACCGCCTACCTCGCCCGCACGACGAAGGGCCCCGTGCTCCTCGTGGGCGACGCCTGCCACACGCGCTTCGGGTGGGAGAACGGCGTCGAGCCCGGAGAGTTCTCTTCCGATCGCGCGAAGAGCGCCGAGAGCCTCGCGCGGCTCGAGACGTTCGCCCGGGCGCACCCGGAGATCGAGGTGCGCCTCGGGCATCAGCCGCTCGGGCCGAAGGACACGAAGGTCGCCGGAGCTCCCGGGCCGGTCAGCGCGCGGTGA